Within Salvia splendens isolate huo1 chromosome 21, SspV2, whole genome shotgun sequence, the genomic segment atatataagattTACATTTAATTGGAGTGTAGATAATACTGAATATAAGAgtataatagaaaaaatatgaaaaatctgaaaattcaATGAAAATTGTATGTGAACAAATCATCTTGAATAACAAATACTCTATTCGTGCCAAGATAGTTGAATcgtattcttttcttttttttttccaggatagttgagtcatttcctttttttaaaaaaatatatatttttatcgtttactttctctttctctttccctTTCTCTTTCACATTACTTGCCACTGGTTTATTGAATTTAGTCATTTCGATCCGTAACAGATAAACCAAGTAGATTACTAATCACAACTCGCAACAAGACTATTACAAAGTATGTTAACTATGCCCTCGAGATGAAGGTTCTAGACCTCGACCAGAGCTGGGAACTGTTCATGAAGAAGGCATTCATCCACACCGAACACCCCCAATGTCCCGAAGAACTTGAGCCCATCGGCCGAGAAATTGTGGAGAAGTGCAACGGACTTCCTCTAGCCATCACTGTGATCGGAGCCTTACTAGTCGAACCACACACGAAGAGACGATGGGAAGAGGTCTTAGAACAAGTGAACTCACATTATGGAAGAGCAGCAGGCAGCAGAATATCAACCATTTTGGAGTTAAGTTACCAAAACCTGTCTCCCCAATTGAAATCATGCTTCTTGTGCCTCGCATGCTTTTATGAAGACGCAAACATCCCTGTGAAGCGGCTGATCCATATATGGGTTGGACACGGGCTAATCCGTCATGAAGGAAGAAGAACTGTGGATGAGGTCGCAAGAGGCTATTTGGACGAGTTGATCGATCGAAACATGGTTCAAATCAAGGATTTAACCATGGATGGCCGTGTTAAAAACTGCCATTTACATGATCTTTTCCGAGAAGTGTGTTTGGAGAAAGCGAAagaagaattagggtttcagATCCTCGAGaagggggaggaggaggaggcgatGACGAGGATGACAAAGCCTCGTCGTCGCATTGTCTATGGTAAGAACCTCGATACGCTATCGTGGGATCAGACCCGCCATCTCCGCTCTCTCTTCGTCATCAATTCCCACTCTGACGGCTTCAGCGATGTCTGTGTGAAAACCCCATTCCGTTTCTGGAAGAGTTTTCAGTTGCTCGAGATACTCTACCTTGAAGGCGTTGGCTGGCGCGATTTCCCTCGCTCATTCCGCTCGTTGATCGGGTTGAGGTACCTTAGAATCCAGTCCGGATCCGTTGAGAGGATCCAGATCCCCGGGTGGTTCGATCACCTCGAAAAACTCGAGATTCTCGAAGCTGGGAGCGAGAATCTCGAGTTACCACACACCACTCCCGTGATGGAGCGGCTGCGCTACTTCAGCGCAGCTCACGTCCATGGACTGACAACGATGGAGAACTTGAAACACGTGGAGACTTTGAAATACATCAGCGTAGACGACTTGCTACGGTGCAAGTCTCCCTCGACCTGTCCTGTTCGAGAACTGGGTCTGTTTCTCGACCAGGAGAAAGAGGGAAACGTGCTCAGGAGAGCGCGGGTGTCGATGGAAGAGATGACGAATCTCGTGAAGCTGGAGCTGATGTGGGATCTGTGGCTGTCGATCGAGCCAGCGATGATCCCTCATCTCGCGGGCCTCGCGAAGCTGAAGCTGCGAGGCAGGATGAGGAGGTGCCCGGATCCAGACGTGTTCCCGCCAAATCTTAGGTCTCTGACGCTCGCGGAGACGTATTTAGAGGAGGATCCGATGGCGGAGCTGGGCAAGCTGCCGAAGCTAGAGCACCTAAAGTTAATTGGCTACGCGTACTTGGGCGAGAGGATGACAGTATTGCAAGGGGGCTTCCTCGGCCTCAAAGGGCTCTCCATTAAGGATACGTATTTGTTGAAAGGGATTGATGTGGAAGAAGGTGGAATGCCGCAACTCAAACTACTCCGCCTCCGTCATTGCCCGGCCTTGAAAACTATGAATTTGCCCCAACGAATTCTTGCATCATTGTCATCTACATGTTGATACTGTAAAATTGCAATGTTATGATGTCTTAGTTCAAATGTTCAATGTAtaataagtagtagtactaaaaaTAATATCAGCACCGTGCTTCAACGCTAGAGCCTGTCAATACATACTTAAAAAGTAAACCTTACATGGAGATAGTATTCAATTGTTCAAACAAATCACTTTTCTAAGTAACAATATTAACTAGTCAATAAACATACATTTCACTAGTATATAAtagaatggaaaaaaaaaagaacggACAAAAAGAATGACAGGCTCTTTAATATTATCATCAGAATTTGGCCCAATAATATTAGCCCATTTAACTGCGGACCCGAAGCAAAGATCTGAAACCGAGTAACCCGACCCATTTCCTTAAACCCGAAGACTGAACTGTCTCCCCCAAACGAAAATGGCGTGCCTTTCTCCCTCTCACTATCCTCCACCTCTCGCGGCTTTTGTCTCACACTCCGCCGCGGCATACCACTACTGTTACCATCCTTCCGCTCCACTCTCCAAATCCACCGTCCCTTACCACTGCTCTCCTCTCCGACCTCAAATCTCTTCTTCAACTCTCTTCCACCGCCCTCCATTCTCTCAATCGTCGCCTCCTCAACTGCCGTCGGAGATTTGGGCAATTCGTAGTGAAATTGAATCGAGCGGCATTTTTGCGCTCTATTCTGAGGGTGAGAGACTGTAATTTGTTGCATTTGTATGATTGGATTATTGCGAATTCGCCTAGATATGGTGTGGTCATTGATTGTGCCATGAGAGCTCATTCGTGAAGTTTTCTCTGAAGGTTATTGTTAAGGAGGCTGTTGAACTGGCAGGATGGAGAGATGAAGGAAATGGAGAAAGCTTTGCGGGGGGTTGGGGAATCGGTGTACTGAATGCCCGGTTTTAGTTAGAGTGATGGTGAATGTATTGTATGGTGAAGTTAATGGGAAGAATTTTGCCATTAATTTGTTGAAGGACCTCTGCATCGCATGCTTCGTATTTTTCTTTGAAGGGGTGCAAAGTGTTAGATCAATTGATAGGAGAAAGAGAGAGCATAGAATGTGTAACAGTTG encodes:
- the LOC121783923 gene encoding probable disease resistance protein At1g58602, whose protein sequence is MEVVASTVRLLADLLLHKIYFLRSVQGKVELLKDELKRIQCYLKDANQKQADNEGIRNWISEIREVALDSRDVVEMFILKVESKSRLGMLSAIPKHMHYDKKVGKEIDAIQERLRAIHRNRLSYGIRDLGEDVESVSGWRVESRRRMPVWKKDEHLVGVADDMQKLESILQESILDEEKRELLSVVVVEGMAGIGKSTVARKIYNGVAGRFDCRCWVVVSSGFDPRETVKQLIMQLPRSPRLKDEIRKIEKSTTDEKDLLEKLQEMLHEQLKGKTYFIVLDDLWEKEHWEALRHAFPDKQDKPSRLLITTRNKTITKYVNYALEMKVLDLDQSWELFMKKAFIHTEHPQCPEELEPIGREIVEKCNGLPLAITVIGALLVEPHTKRRWEEVLEQVNSHYGRAAGSRISTILELSYQNLSPQLKSCFLCLACFYEDANIPVKRLIHIWVGHGLIRHEGRRTVDEVARGYLDELIDRNMVQIKDLTMDGRVKNCHLHDLFREVCLEKAKEELGFQILEKGEEEEAMTRMTKPRRRIVYGKNLDTLSWDQTRHLRSLFVINSHSDGFSDVCVKTPFRFWKSFQLLEILYLEGVGWRDFPRSFRSLIGLRYLRIQSGSVERIQIPGWFDHLEKLEILEAGSENLELPHTTPVMERLRYFSAAHVHGLTTMENLKHVETLKYISVDDLLRCKSPSTCPVRELGLFLDQEKEGNVLRRARVSMEEMTNLVKLELMWDLWLSIEPAMIPHLAGLAKLKLRGRMRRCPDPDVFPPNLRSLTLAETYLEEDPMAELGKLPKLEHLKLIGYAYLGERMTVLQGGFLGLKGLSIKDTYLLKGIDVEEGGMPQLKLLRLRHCPALKTMNLPQRILASLSSTC